CACAAGTGGTCACCCAgcttagtactactctcgcccaaTCCCACTTAATTGGGTAATTTTAATGAGATCTAGTGCATTAATGCTGGTATGATTGCACCTAAAGATGACCCAACTTAGTACTGCTCTCACCCAAACACGCTTAATTGTCGAGAGTTCTAATGAAATCCGGTGCATTAGGGCTGATATGATGGCACCCAAAGAGGACCCAACCTAGTATTACTTTCGCTCAAGCACGCTTATCTGCAAGGAGTTCTAATGGAATCTAGTGTTGTTGATATGATCGCACCTAAAGAGaacccaacttagtactactcaCGCTTAAGCACGCTCAACTGCGAAACTCTCATGGGATGAGATGGATTAATACTAGTATGATCGCAcacaaaaaatacaatattgtTTGCTGTGAATTTGAGCTGTTACCAATAGTATTAGAGTTAATCACTATAAAAGTGTCAGATACACTAGTTGGAGGAGAGACAGACCCATCTGACAATAAAGGATCAAGTGGGTTAATGCTTGTATGATCGcacacaaacaaacaatatctgttagtagtgGATTTGGGCATTGTTAGCCGTGGATttggatgttacaaatggtataagagccagtCACTACAACAGTGCAAGATACAGTTGGAGTAGAGACCGACCCATCCATCTGTAAATGACTCCACATTGAGGGTAAGCTTAGAAGGTAAacccaaataaaacaatatctactgtcacgataatttaaaatattaaaatattacttaCATTGTCCAAAGTGACCGACAGTTGTATCGACACATCGTTGGCAATCATCAAGGTTAGAAACATCGGCATGGATGACGAGAGCATAGGGCGACCCCAAAATCTCTGCCACATCAGCAACATCCCGGAGCCGATGATCCCTTCTGGCAACCAGCGCCAAATAAGCTCCTCTTTTAGCGTACTCGTACGCCAGATGCTTCACAAAATACAATCAAAacccacaaaacaaaaaacaaacagaaattaaaatcaatttgttgaaatgTTTAGTGTTTGAACCTCGCCGATGCCGGAGGATGCTCCGGTGATGAGAACGACTTTTCCGGCGACATCTTCGGCGGAAATGGACCTTATTATGAAGGAAAtgaacttgaagaagaagtaaaTTGGGTAGATGAAGGGGAAGGCTGTTTGAGATATGCGGTCGATTATGACCTTCAAAATACTGTTGATGAAATCCATGGGATTATTTTGGAAGAGAACAAAAGTTGAGGTTTAAACCAAGGAGAAGGGATGATGTTACGTGGCAGCATTGCATGCCAAACAAGCGACACGTAAGAGTACTCATAAATTAGGTCAAATAACTGTAGTCCACGTTgctaattattatatattttatttaagatcgataaaaagaaatttccaCGTCATTTTAAAATGCCACTTGCCATATCACCTTCTGCTTAGTCAACTAActcaaaacattaaaaatggaCAGATTTGAAGTGGCTTGTTCGTAATTCGACACCACTCGACGTCTAGAAACTCATGGGGGGCGCTGGCACACTGTTTagtgatactatttgtaatagcccaccACTTAATGTCTAGAAGCTTATGGGGGAGTCTTCACTAGCACATTTGAAATAGCTTATTgcctggtgtctgactctgatactatttgtaataatccATCActcgatgtttggctctgataccatttataataactCACAACctggttctaataccatttgtaagggGTGTGATACCATTTGTGCTCACCGCCCTGACTTtgaaaccatttgtaataatccaCCACACAAGCCAGACTTtgaaaccatttgtaataatccaccactcgatgtctggctctgataccatttgtcatAGCTCACAGagtatcatttgtaatagctcacaGCCGAACTCTGCTCACTGCCTATTTGGAAGGGTtgtgctctgataccatttgtaatagttcacAGCCcatttgataccatttgtaatagctcacaACCttgtgtctagctctgataccatttgtaataacccacCGCTCTCAAAGTTACTACTAATAGCTCTCAAAGTTACTACTATTGTAATAACCCACCGCTCTCAAAGTtactactaacagatattatacGGTTTGAATTTCCCCTTCCAAACTTCCACTCAAGATTTTAGAACATGTCCTTTGTACAACATGCCCTTTATATAGAGATGATAATCACGcccttatgaggaatgtttcgtttacatgttcttataaagaatgtttcgttctctcctCCGACCGATGTAGGATATCACAATATGTAgaactaatatatatagtcTAATACTATGAGGGTGGGGATCCCGTGATTCATACACGGTCGGATCCTTCTCTTTGGTTTTAATCCTAACCTTGAAAAAATCGACTAGTCGAACACTTGGAGGAATAAAATACCAAACGTAGAAGAGGATAGAAGAACTAAGCTGAGAGATTTGATTTTACAAACAAGCAAGCACACAGACGAAAGTACAAAAATCATAAGCGAAGAACAGGGAAGAGAATTAATACAATATTATTCCAAcgccaacaaaaaaaacatacaaaaaaaaaagctcataAATTGTACATGGATTAATCGGCCTTGCCACCGCCGGCGGAGCGAATGGAAGACGGATACATCACATACTTAGCACCCGTATAATCAAGCGCCTGCTTGGTCAGGGCGTCCGATTCCGAAGCTCCCGCCGCCGGCATAGCCAATATCCGGTAGCACCACTCCACTATCTCCGGGCAAAACGCCTTCCAGTAATACAGGACATCGTACCACGACGGCTCTGTCACGTACCTCTGTCCCCTGCATATCCCCTTCACCACCGCCTTCGCGCATGCCTCCGCCGTCTCCACTGGTACCAACCCTATCAACGCCTGACATCCACCACCATTTTGTTAAACATCTTTCAAATTGGTTTAAATAATTACaggatttgaaaaagaaaaggactgAAATTGCGTACATCCCTCATGTCCTGACGAAGCTCCATTTTGCCTTGAGCGTTCAATGCTTTGCCTTTGGTTAACTCAGATTCAACGAAGCCAGGAGTAACGATCGTGACACCGATCTCCGGTGCCAGCTCCACTCTCAGTGTCTCGAACATGGTCTTAATCGCCGCCTTGCTCGACTGCcattcaattttcaaacacGTTTATAAGCTATGCTCTCAATAGTATTTCACCAAAACccatgtttttaaaaacatacaTTGTAAATGCTCATTCTCGGCGCCGGCATCCACGCCGGAGGAGCTGACAGCGCCACGATCTTCCCTCTGCTGTATCTCAGATAAGGAACTGCCATATGGGTTAGATACACTGCTCCCCAGTAGTTTATATCCTGCAATTTACCCAAATTTATgttcaaaacccaaaaaaatccaaaatagcacattgattggggaagGGGTATGATGCTCAAACAAGTggattctgagatcccacgtcaattggagTAGAAATTCAGACGTGACATgctcgttttaaaaaatttaaggggAAGCCCCGAAGAAAAAATCCAAGACAAATGGCATCTGAGACatgggtttgggccgttataaatggtatcaaagccggTCACGGAATGGTGCGTCAGAAAGGACAATAAGCCTCCAAAGTGGTGGATTACGAGATCTTGTACCCGTcttgtagaaacctctccctagtagaagCGTAAGAGAACGAACCTCTCACTAATAGAGGTgtaggggaatgaagcattacACAACAAGGGTATAGAAATCTCTTCTATTAGACGTCgatgtttaaaaatatctagGTATTCAAGCTTTGTTCTTACCATTATTTGTCTGAACGCAGCAATATCGGCAATGTCTTCAAACATCACCAAATGGGTAATCGCCGCATTGTTCACCAAATGATCCACTGCATCACCAAATCATTATTAGAAAAACGACTCTGTTTTTGCTT
This genomic interval from Cucurbita pepo subsp. pepo cultivar mu-cu-16 chromosome LG20, ASM280686v2, whole genome shotgun sequence contains the following:
- the LOC111783265 gene encoding 11-beta-hydroxysteroid dehydrogenase 1B-like, with translation MNILHTFLNLVAPPFTFISLFLLLPPYQAFKSFLSLIGFLFTENVDGKVVLITGASSGIGEHLAYEYAKRGACLVLVARRENLLEEVADIARYYGSPDVITIRADVSKFEDCRRVMNETMNHFGRLDHLVNNAAITHLVMFEDIADIAAFRQIMDINYWGAVYLTHMAVPYLRYSRGKIVALSAPPAWMPAPRMSIYNSSKAAIKTMFETLRVELAPEIGVTIVTPGFVESELTKGKALNAQGKMELRQDMRDALIGLVPVETAEACAKAVVKGICRGQRYVTEPSWYDVLYYWKAFCPEIVEWCYRILAMPAAGASESDALTKQALDYTGAKYVMYPSSIRSAGGGKAD